A stretch of the Salarias fasciatus chromosome 3, fSalaFa1.1, whole genome shotgun sequence genome encodes the following:
- the LOC115386030 gene encoding GTPase IMAP family member 9-like isoform X1, translating into MEEKPRVILLGKTGAGKSSFCNTLIREPEFEVDFSSSSCTSTCQTKENDQIILIDTPGFFDTGTEKNKNLKSQAIKIMIECSPGPHAFLILLKVEKYTEQEIQVIAKIKELFSEEAFKHAVLVFTQGDQLPQPKKIEHFVKGNKDLEQLLEKCGGRCHVVDNKYWNNNQPDCYRDNQFQIRQLLYTIKMVKQHRGCYTNELLKEVERNIQEETKRTRSKEEAKKIVFEKFQKKAAKLSTRELLAAFLGQPKKVALVLGIAFVVVALVAPAVGVPVGLAAGVGAGIAAGAAAGVGAGVAAGAVVSGVASGAAAGAAAGAAEAAAEFAAEAGATIRGHVAEARGRAAGYEHVKTDSDEEVEANRAEMMCEQSNTQRKTKAE; encoded by the exons ATGGAAG aAAAACCGAGAGTcatcctgctgggaaaaaccgGAGCAGGAAAAAGCAGCTTTTGCAATACCCTGATTAGAGAACCTGAATTTGAAGTGGATTTTTCTTCAAGCTCTTGTACAAGTACATGTCAGACCAAAGAGAATGATCAAATCATATTGATTGATACTCCTGGTTTCTTTGATACcggcacagaaaaaaacaagaatctCAAATCTCAGGCAATAAAGATTATGATAGAGTGCTCACCTGGACCGCATGCTTTTCTCATTCTCCTCAAAGTGGAGAAATACACTGAGCAAGAGATCCAGgttattgcaaaaataaaagagtTATTTTCTGAAGAGGCTTTTAAACATGCTGTACTGGTCTTCACTCAGGGTGACCAGCTTCCTCAGCCCAAGAAAATCGAACACTTTGTCAAGGGAAACAAGGATCTGGAACAGCTTTTAGAAAAATGTGGTGGCCGCTGTCATGTTGTTGATAATAAATACTGGAACAACAACCAGCCAGATTGTTACAGAGACAACCAGTTCCAGATCAGACAGCTGCTCTACACGATCAAAATGGTGAAGCAACACAGAGGCTGCTACACCAATGAGTTGCTGAAAGAAGTGGAGAGAAACATCCAGGAAGAGACGAAGCGAACCAGATCTAAAGAGGAGGCAAAGAAAATTGTCTTTGAAAAGTTCCAGAAGAAGGCAGCTAAACTAAGTACAAGGGAGTTACTGGCAGCTTTTCTTGGTCAACCAAAAAAAGTTGCGTTGGTTCTTGGAAtagcttttgttgttgttgctcttgTAGCACCAGCTGTTGGAGTACCTGTAGGTTTAGCTGCTGGAGTTGGTGCAGGGatagctgctggagctgctgctggagttgGTGCAGGGGTAGCTGCTGGAGCTGTAGTATCAGGGGTagcttctggagctgctgctggagctgctgccggagctgctgaagctgctgcagagtttgCTGCTGAAGCAGGGGCCACTATCAGAGGTCATGTAGCAGAAGCTCGTGGACGCGCTGCAGGATATGAACACGTTAAAACAGATTCAGATGAAGAAGTTGAAGCAAATAGAGCCGAGATGATGTGTGaacaatcaaacacacagagaaaaacaaaggctgAATAG
- the LOC115386030 gene encoding GTPase IMAP family member 9-like isoform X2 — MEEKPRVILLGKTGAGKSSFCNTLIREPEFEVDFSSSSCTSTCQTKENDQIILIDTPGFFDTGTEKNKNLKSQAIKIMIECSPGPHAFLILLKVEKYTEQEIQVIAKIKELFSEEAFKHAVLVFTQGDQLPQPKKIEHFVKGNKDLEQLLEKCGGRCHVVDNKYWNNNQPDCYRDNQFQIRQLLYTIKMVKQHRGCYTNELLKEVERNIQEETKRTRSKEEAKKIVFEKFQKKAAKLSTRELLAAFLGQPKKVALVLGIAFVVVALVAPAVGVPVGLAAGVGAGIAAGAAAGVGAGVAAGAVVSGVASEAGATIRGHVAEARGRAAGYEHVKTDSDEEVEANRAEMMCEQSNTQRKTKAE; from the exons ATGGAAG aAAAACCGAGAGTcatcctgctgggaaaaaccgGAGCAGGAAAAAGCAGCTTTTGCAATACCCTGATTAGAGAACCTGAATTTGAAGTGGATTTTTCTTCAAGCTCTTGTACAAGTACATGTCAGACCAAAGAGAATGATCAAATCATATTGATTGATACTCCTGGTTTCTTTGATACcggcacagaaaaaaacaagaatctCAAATCTCAGGCAATAAAGATTATGATAGAGTGCTCACCTGGACCGCATGCTTTTCTCATTCTCCTCAAAGTGGAGAAATACACTGAGCAAGAGATCCAGgttattgcaaaaataaaagagtTATTTTCTGAAGAGGCTTTTAAACATGCTGTACTGGTCTTCACTCAGGGTGACCAGCTTCCTCAGCCCAAGAAAATCGAACACTTTGTCAAGGGAAACAAGGATCTGGAACAGCTTTTAGAAAAATGTGGTGGCCGCTGTCATGTTGTTGATAATAAATACTGGAACAACAACCAGCCAGATTGTTACAGAGACAACCAGTTCCAGATCAGACAGCTGCTCTACACGATCAAAATGGTGAAGCAACACAGAGGCTGCTACACCAATGAGTTGCTGAAAGAAGTGGAGAGAAACATCCAGGAAGAGACGAAGCGAACCAGATCTAAAGAGGAGGCAAAGAAAATTGTCTTTGAAAAGTTCCAGAAGAAGGCAGCTAAACTAAGTACAAGGGAGTTACTGGCAGCTTTTCTTGGTCAACCAAAAAAAGTTGCGTTGGTTCTTGGAAtagcttttgttgttgttgctcttgTAGCACCAGCTGTTGGAGTACCTGTAGGTTTAGCTGCTGGAGTTGGTGCAGGGatagctgctggagctgctgctggagttgGTGCAGGGGTAGCTGCTGGAGCTGTAGTATCAGGGGTagctt CTGAAGCAGGGGCCACTATCAGAGGTCATGTAGCAGAAGCTCGTGGACGCGCTGCAGGATATGAACACGTTAAAACAGATTCAGATGAAGAAGTTGAAGCAAATAGAGCCGAGATGATGTGTGaacaatcaaacacacagagaaaaacaaaggctgAATAG
- the LOC115386028 gene encoding GTPase IMAP family member 7-like isoform X3: protein MEVQNAWRIVMLGKYGSGISSLANTILGENHFEINSLSDSETRFSQSKTKSVQGRVLTLIDTSGLFLPGRSEEDVEASRLSCMIECAPGLHAFLIVLKVEKFTEQEEDIITQICKLFSEDVLKYAAVVFTKGYLLPEGMKISEFVAESKALSELVRKCGGRCHVFDNKYWKQTQQDEYRSNQFQVAELLKSIDQIVKMHSGSYYTNNRLQEVESEIQREQKQIRESSENMVEEDIREQAKRRFFERWLECRQRLSSMLRWVMRLVVPGLLAIVVGVIGSKLKKFLY from the coding sequence tACAAAACGCGTGGAGGATTGTGATGCTGGGAAAATACGGATCTGGGATTAGCAGTCTGGCTAACACCATACTTGGAGAAAACCACTTCGAAATCAACAGTTTAAGTGACTCAGAAACACGTTTTTCTCAGAGCAAAACCAAATCTGTCCAGGGCAGAGTCCTCACTTTGATCGACACTTCTGGATTGTTCCTCCCGGGCAGGTCTGAGGAGGACGTGGAGGCCTCCAGACTCAGCTGTATGATAGAGTGCGCTCCGGGGCTGCACGCTTTTCTCATCGTGCTCAAAGTGGAGAAATtcacagagcaggaggaagacatCATCACGCAAATCTGCAAACTCTTTTCTGAAGACGTCTTGAAATATGCAGCGGTTGTCTTCACTAAGGGGTACCTGCTGCCCGAAGGGATGAAGATCAGTGAGTTTGTTGCTGAGAGCAAGGCTCTGAGTGAGCTGGTGAGGAAGTGTGGAGGGCGCTGCCACGTCTTTGATAACAAATACTGGAAGCAAACCCAGCAGGATGAGTACAGAAGCAACCAGTTCCAGGTGGCAGAGCTGCTCAAGAGCATAGACCAGATTGTGAAGATGCACAGTGGCAGTTACTACACCAATAACAGGCTTCAGGAGGTGGAGAGTGAAATCCAAAGAGAGCAAAAGCAGATCAGAGAGTCATCAGAAAACATGGTGGAGGAAGACATCAGAGAGCAGGCCAAAAGGAGGTTCTTTGAGAGGTGGCTGGAATGTCGCCAACGCTTATCTTCTATGCTCAGATGGGTGATGCGCCTTGTCGTACCGGGATTACTTGCAATTGTCGTTGGTGTGATCGGTTCAAAACTGAAGAAGTTTTTATATTAA